A single window of Pseudoduganella plicata DNA harbors:
- a CDS encoding gluconate:H+ symporter: MPDLVSVLLAVGLLTVMIAWGKVQPLVAFVVASLLAALLLGVPAAQIPAAIEKGIGDLLGSLVVVICLGAVFGKLIADSGAARRIATCLIGVLGPSRLPVALTVTGLVVGVPLYYNVGFVLLVPLILSLVFQSGRPAVALAIPLLAGLSIAHGFLPPHPAPTALVAAVHADMGRTLLYGILVAIPTLIVAGPVFAMTLQRIRAEPPLFRAVDVPEAELPGTFNSFATALLPVILLGVGTVATMIRPELTAPLAFWTNPLTVMLVSYGVAVVTLGLARGKRFAAMMGGSQDAMREIAPILLIIAGAGALKQVLVVSGVSAQLGAMLGDLPVPPLVLGWSVATVIRICLGSATVAGVTAGGIVAPLVQSSGVDPNLMVLAIGAGSLMCSHVNDSGFWMFKEYFGLSLADTFRSWTLMETLVGVFGLLFVMLLSLLIG, from the coding sequence GTGCCGGATCTCGTATCGGTATTGCTGGCGGTCGGCCTGCTGACCGTCATGATCGCCTGGGGCAAGGTGCAGCCGCTGGTGGCGTTCGTCGTCGCCTCGCTGCTGGCCGCCCTGCTTCTCGGCGTGCCCGCGGCGCAGATCCCCGCCGCGATCGAGAAAGGCATCGGCGACCTGCTTGGCTCGCTCGTTGTCGTCATCTGCCTGGGCGCCGTGTTCGGCAAGCTGATTGCCGACAGCGGCGCCGCCCGGCGCATCGCCACGTGCCTGATCGGCGTGCTGGGGCCCTCCCGGCTGCCGGTGGCGCTGACGGTCACCGGGCTCGTCGTCGGCGTGCCGCTGTACTACAACGTCGGCTTCGTGCTGCTCGTGCCGCTGATCCTGTCGCTCGTCTTCCAGTCGGGTCGCCCGGCCGTGGCCCTGGCGATTCCGCTGCTGGCGGGCCTGTCGATCGCCCACGGCTTCCTGCCGCCACACCCGGCGCCGACGGCGCTGGTCGCGGCCGTGCATGCGGACATGGGCAGGACGCTGCTGTACGGGATCCTCGTCGCCATCCCGACGCTGATCGTCGCCGGCCCCGTGTTCGCCATGACGCTGCAACGCATCCGCGCCGAGCCGCCGCTGTTCCGCGCGGTGGACGTACCCGAGGCCGAACTTCCCGGCACCTTCAACAGCTTCGCCACGGCGCTGCTGCCCGTGATCCTGCTGGGTGTCGGCACCGTCGCGACGATGATCCGCCCGGAGCTGACGGCACCGCTGGCCTTCTGGACCAATCCGCTGACGGTGATGCTGGTGTCGTACGGTGTTGCCGTCGTCACGCTCGGGCTGGCGCGCGGCAAAAGATTCGCCGCGATGATGGGCGGCTCGCAGGACGCGATGCGCGAGATCGCGCCGATCCTTTTGATCATCGCCGGCGCCGGGGCACTGAAGCAGGTGCTCGTGGTATCGGGCGTCAGCGCGCAACTGGGGGCCATGCTGGGCGACCTGCCGGTGCCGCCGCTGGTACTGGGCTGGTCGGTGGCGACGGTGATCCGCATCTGCCTGGGATCGGCGACTGTCGCCGGTGTGACGGCGGGCGGCATCGTCGCGCCGCTGGTGCAAAGCTCGGGTGTCGATCCCAACCTGATGGTGCTGGCCATCGGCGCGGGAAGCCTGATGTGCAGCCACGTGAACGATTCGGGCTTCTGGATGTTCAAGGAATATTTCGGGCTGTCGCTGGCGGACACGTTCCGTTCGTGGACGCTGATGGAAACGCTGGTGGGTGTATTCGGCCTGCTGTTCGTGATGCTGTTATCGCTGTTGATCGGATAA
- a CDS encoding glycosyl hydrolase family 28-related protein produces MKRMLTMSALLLAASAAVASPSAYEAMPDDPGAVVARAKGDGTTDDSAALQQAIDRAANQGQGGVVFLPSGRYRITRSILIPLAVRVYGVGPTRPVFVLAPNTPGFQKGVANMVIFTGGDQYSVGKVPMPVPSAVPADGPPVRDANSSTFYSALSNVDFEIGDGNPAAAAVRMHTAQHSNLSHIDFHIGSGLAGVYQVGNIAYNLRFHGGRYGILSEKTSPAWQFTLLDSTFDGQRDAAIREHEAGLTLVNTDIRNTPVGVEINRGYGDWLWGKDVRFENVSKAAVIVSNENNVYTQVGFENATARNVPTFVRFRDSGKTLAGAGRDYKVTEFTYGLTLKQLGEPGQFASNYKTAAFTAAAPDQRALRLLPPSSQWASVRRFGAKGDGVTDDTAALQKAIDSSRVVYLPLGFYVVNDTIRLKADSVIVGLHPGLTQLLLPNGSPAYQGVGAPKALLESARGGDAIVSGIGLATGEVNQRAVGVLWRAGERSLVDDVRIQGGHGTRLYDGSRNDPYRKDAKFDTTAHWDRQYPSIWVTDNGGGTFSGIWSPSGYAQAGFYVTNTKTPGHVYELSAEHHVRAEIVLDNVENWEFLAPQTEEEVRDGADAVSLEIRNSRNLLFANYHAYRVTRSIKPMPAAALITNSSNIRFRNVHVNGESGFSTCDDNGCTTFLRASKYPYENAIRDVTNKIDVREREFAVLDYPGTQKKAPAPLGKVEKLESGFFSIAGAAVDANGKLYFVDRHWRRIYSWARDEGLVVVRDAPLDPVNLAIDHSGNVMVLSSFGPQASVYAFKPGAPATDVTMIEPTPVAARAGAQVAVPVNFWQNGEFRDQLNFDTYEFTTLAEMFARDVALPKAQQYVSPDGSLVLPAYRVLRQGAADHLGYRWSDTLNTHGFVSAPVGQRVVFTNGSENRTFSGMVGAAGGITDLKQVADRGGESAAVDRAGNVYVANGQVFVYGPDGKQRGRIDVPERPLQLIFGGADRRTLFILTHHALYATRVQ; encoded by the coding sequence ATGAAGAGAATGCTTACGATGAGTGCCCTGCTGCTGGCCGCGTCCGCCGCGGTTGCCTCCCCTTCCGCTTATGAGGCCATGCCGGACGATCCGGGCGCCGTCGTCGCCCGCGCCAAGGGCGACGGCACCACCGACGACAGCGCCGCGCTGCAGCAGGCCATCGACCGCGCCGCCAACCAGGGGCAAGGCGGCGTGGTGTTCCTGCCGTCCGGCCGTTATCGCATCACGCGCAGCATCCTGATACCGCTGGCTGTGCGCGTGTATGGGGTGGGGCCTACCCGCCCGGTGTTCGTGCTGGCACCGAACACGCCCGGCTTCCAGAAGGGCGTGGCGAACATGGTGATCTTCACGGGCGGCGACCAGTACAGCGTGGGCAAGGTGCCGATGCCGGTACCGAGCGCCGTCCCGGCCGACGGGCCGCCCGTGCGCGACGCGAATTCTTCCACGTTTTATTCCGCGCTGTCGAACGTCGACTTCGAGATCGGCGACGGGAACCCGGCCGCCGCGGCGGTACGCATGCATACGGCGCAGCACTCGAACCTGAGCCACATCGACTTCCATATCGGCTCGGGCCTGGCGGGCGTCTACCAGGTCGGCAATATCGCCTACAACCTGCGCTTCCACGGCGGCCGTTACGGCATTCTCAGCGAAAAGACGTCGCCGGCGTGGCAGTTCACGTTGCTTGATTCCACGTTCGACGGCCAGCGCGATGCGGCCATCCGCGAGCACGAGGCGGGCCTGACGCTGGTGAATACCGACATCCGCAACACCCCCGTCGGCGTCGAGATCAACCGCGGCTACGGCGACTGGCTGTGGGGGAAGGACGTACGCTTCGAAAACGTCAGCAAGGCCGCCGTCATCGTCAGCAACGAGAACAATGTCTACACGCAGGTCGGCTTCGAGAACGCCACCGCCCGCAATGTGCCTACGTTTGTCCGCTTCCGCGACAGCGGCAAGACGCTGGCCGGCGCCGGGCGCGATTACAAGGTCACCGAATTTACATATGGCCTGACCTTGAAGCAGCTGGGCGAGCCGGGCCAGTTCGCCAGCAATTACAAGACGGCGGCGTTCACCGCTGCGGCGCCGGATCAGCGCGCGCTGCGCCTGCTGCCGCCCTCCTCGCAGTGGGCCAGCGTGCGCCGCTTCGGCGCGAAAGGCGACGGCGTGACGGACGATACGGCCGCCCTCCAGAAAGCCATCGACAGCAGCCGTGTCGTCTACCTGCCGCTGGGCTTTTATGTTGTCAACGATACGATCCGGCTGAAGGCCGACAGCGTCATCGTCGGCCTGCATCCCGGCCTGACGCAGCTGCTGCTGCCGAACGGCTCGCCCGCCTACCAGGGCGTCGGCGCGCCGAAGGCGCTGCTGGAAAGCGCGCGCGGCGGCGATGCGATCGTCTCCGGCATCGGCCTGGCGACGGGTGAAGTCAACCAGCGCGCCGTGGGCGTGCTGTGGCGCGCCGGCGAACGGTCGCTGGTGGACGACGTGCGCATCCAGGGCGGCCACGGCACCCGGCTGTACGACGGCAGCCGTAACGACCCGTACCGCAAGGACGCGAAGTTCGACACGACGGCGCACTGGGACCGCCAGTACCCCAGCATCTGGGTGACCGACAATGGCGGCGGCACGTTCTCCGGCATCTGGTCGCCCAGCGGCTATGCGCAAGCGGGCTTCTATGTGACGAACACGAAGACGCCGGGCCACGTCTACGAGCTGTCGGCCGAGCACCACGTGCGCGCCGAGATCGTGCTGGACAACGTGGAGAACTGGGAATTCCTCGCGCCGCAAACGGAAGAGGAAGTGCGCGACGGTGCGGATGCCGTCTCGCTGGAGATCCGTAATTCGCGCAACCTGCTGTTCGCGAACTATCATGCCTACCGCGTCACCCGCTCCATCAAGCCGATGCCGGCGGCGGCGCTGATCACGAATTCGTCGAACATCCGCTTCCGCAACGTGCACGTCAACGGCGAAAGCGGCTTTTCGACCTGCGACGACAATGGCTGCACCACGTTCCTGCGCGCCAGCAAATACCCGTACGAGAACGCCATCCGCGACGTCACCAACAAGATCGACGTGCGCGAGCGCGAGTTCGCAGTGCTGGACTATCCGGGCACGCAGAAGAAAGCCCCGGCACCGCTGGGTAAAGTGGAAAAACTGGAGAGCGGGTTCTTCTCCATCGCCGGCGCGGCCGTGGATGCGAACGGCAAGCTGTACTTCGTCGACCGCCACTGGCGCCGCATCTACAGCTGGGCCAGGGACGAAGGGCTGGTCGTCGTGCGCGACGCGCCGCTCGATCCCGTCAACCTGGCCATCGACCATTCGGGCAACGTGATGGTGCTGTCGTCGTTCGGGCCGCAGGCATCCGTGTATGCGTTCAAGCCGGGAGCGCCGGCTACGGACGTGACGATGATCGAGCCGACGCCCGTCGCCGCGCGTGCCGGCGCGCAGGTGGCCGTCCCCGTCAACTTCTGGCAGAACGGCGAGTTCCGCGACCAGCTGAACTTCGACACGTATGAGTTCACCACCCTGGCGGAGATGTTCGCGCGCGACGTGGCGCTGCCGAAGGCGCAGCAGTACGTGTCGCCCGACGGCAGCCTCGTACTGCCCGCCTACCGGGTGCTGCGCCAGGGTGCGGCGGATCACCTGGGTTATCGCTGGTCCGATACGCTCAACACGCACGGCTTCGTCAGCGCGCCGGTAGGCCAGCGCGTCGTGTTCACGAATGGCTCCGAGAACCGCACGTTCAGTGGCATGGTCGGCGCGGCCGGTGGCATCACCGATCTCAAACAGGTGGCCGACCGGGGTGGCGAAAGCGCGGCGGTGGACCGTGCCGGCAATGTGTACGTCGCCAACGGTCAGGTATTTGTGTATGGTCCGGATGGCAAACAGCGCGGCCGCATCGACGTGCCGGAACGCCCGCTGCAGCTGATCTTCGGCGGCGCCGACCGGCGTACGCTGTTCATCCTGACGCACCATGCGCTGTATGCGACGCGCGTGCAGTGA
- a CDS encoding alpha/beta hydrolase: MKFAAIVLCLATLPAFAQQSFQLWPDGAPGSERRHNEPETVKDTYVSNVHDPSLTVMRADARHANGAAVIVVPGGGHRMLVFQNEGVQAAKNLNRAGVTAFVLKYRLARDAGSTYSIENNAAADLRRAVRWVRAHAAEYGVDPQRVGIMGFSAGGELVSLVADNPAPAAQPRDAVDRHSARPDFQVLVYPGPLGVPAKAATGAPPAFIVAGSRDKCCMPPALGLYQQLVAAGVSAELHLYADTDHAFNVGQRGERISLQHWPDRLTDWLADGGWLVPRGDRPPEGVPAP; encoded by the coding sequence GTGAAATTCGCAGCCATCGTGTTATGCCTGGCGACGTTGCCGGCATTCGCCCAGCAGTCGTTCCAGCTGTGGCCGGACGGCGCGCCAGGGTCGGAGCGCCGCCACAACGAGCCGGAAACCGTCAAGGATACCTACGTCAGCAATGTGCACGACCCGTCGCTGACGGTGATGCGGGCGGATGCGCGCCATGCCAACGGCGCCGCCGTCATCGTCGTGCCCGGCGGTGGCCATCGCATGCTGGTGTTCCAGAACGAAGGCGTGCAGGCCGCGAAGAACCTGAATCGCGCCGGCGTCACGGCGTTCGTGCTGAAATACCGGCTGGCGCGCGACGCGGGATCGACATACAGCATCGAGAACAACGCCGCTGCGGACCTGCGACGCGCGGTGCGCTGGGTGCGCGCGCATGCGGCGGAGTATGGCGTCGATCCGCAACGCGTGGGCATCATGGGCTTCTCCGCTGGCGGCGAGCTGGTATCGCTGGTGGCGGACAATCCCGCCCCCGCCGCGCAGCCACGCGATGCCGTCGATCGCCACAGCGCGCGGCCCGACTTCCAGGTGCTGGTCTATCCCGGCCCGCTGGGTGTGCCGGCCAAGGCAGCAACGGGCGCGCCGCCAGCGTTCATCGTCGCCGGCTCGCGCGACAAGTGCTGCATGCCGCCCGCGCTGGGTCTCTACCAGCAACTGGTGGCGGCAGGCGTGTCGGCCGAACTGCACCTGTACGCCGACACGGACCACGCGTTCAACGTGGGCCAGCGCGGCGAGCGCATCTCGCTGCAGCACTGGCCCGACCGCCTGACGGACTGGCTGGCCGACGGCGGCTGGCTGGTCCCGCGCGGCGACCGACCGCCTGAAGGCGTGCCGGCGCCATGA
- a CDS encoding ThuA domain-containing protein, giving the protein MKRFAVGILTLAAAADSLADSQYKLLVLAMPGKYHYEYIPIARDSLEKLGKLHAFDVTYTHRPEAFDGDLKQYAAVMFLNTPGEELNAGQRAKFEAYMKGGGNAIVVHRAAITPPGEWPFYEKLVGRRVGVHPMLQTGVVTVVDKGFPATYGLPERWVWSDEFYVLTNPYNVKIHPVLNVDESSYDPEKIWPGQVSKGMGKEHPIAWYHQVEAGRVFVTTLGHNGEMYRDPQYLGHLMGGIYWAVTGKGQSTR; this is encoded by the coding sequence ATGAAGCGTTTTGCCGTCGGCATCCTGACCCTGGCCGCCGCTGCCGACAGCCTGGCGGACAGCCAGTACAAGCTGCTGGTACTGGCCATGCCGGGCAAGTACCACTACGAATACATCCCCATCGCCCGCGACAGCCTCGAAAAGCTGGGCAAGCTGCACGCCTTCGACGTCACGTATACGCACCGCCCCGAAGCATTCGACGGCGACCTGAAACAGTATGCGGCCGTGATGTTCCTGAACACGCCGGGCGAAGAACTGAACGCCGGCCAGCGTGCCAAATTCGAGGCATATATGAAAGGCGGCGGCAACGCCATCGTCGTCCACCGCGCCGCCATCACGCCACCGGGCGAGTGGCCGTTCTACGAAAAGCTCGTTGGCCGCAGGGTCGGTGTGCACCCGATGCTGCAGACGGGCGTCGTCACCGTCGTGGACAAGGGTTTCCCCGCCACGTATGGCTTACCGGAGCGCTGGGTCTGGAGCGACGAGTTCTACGTGCTGACCAATCCGTACAACGTCAAGATCCACCCGGTGCTGAACGTCGACGAGTCCAGCTACGATCCCGAGAAGATCTGGCCGGGGCAGGTGTCGAAGGGGATGGGTAAGGAGCATCCCATCGCGTGGTACCACCAGGTCGAGGCTGGGCGGGTGTTTGTTACCACGCTTGGGCACAACGGCGAGATGTATCGGGATCCCCAGTATCTGGGGCATTTGATGGGCGGGATTTATTGGGCGGTTACTGGCAAGGGGCAATCCACACGGTGA
- a CDS encoding AAA family ATPase produces the protein MQLTKLILEDFKKVKKVQIDLAEINVLVGGNNAGKSSVLQGIHFSVAAAIASRIAGKDTYPQDSLLYCPSRNFEDLRHGAAYTNQTNFSFFRVYAKFADEEDDAIHVVRVYRGRNEGNVGCVRTNPRGAQYGLGLSISNSDEIFSIYVPGLAGIPQSEQYRSESVIRRGVASGDANLYLRNVLLQIQTSGKLPVLTTRMREIFPKFWIEVSFDPKRDIYIDVQISTTTGAGRKCPLELVGTGVLQTLQIFSYVTLFAPKLLLLDEPDSHLHPDNQSALAKALQYISEDTSTKIIVSTHSRHLVESLYESSNFIWLKDGKVFKQGVDIDVLPMLLDIGALDSYDKLKAGKINQVFLTEDSKMEFVMALASASGFDLDKTLFFSYKTSTNLEAAIILAEFLQDIAPNTMVIVHRDRDFMTDVEVELVEQRITKIGAHSFITEGSDIEDYFVIAEHVASLLQVDTDEVRIWLDELATDSHNDLSITYSRKRDAIKTLLYKKNSAEFPDTIKLLGKAIPLPVEKRKGKDMMKLVRADMHRRFGKTVDLKTPSDYLYSYFLYELSPL, from the coding sequence ATGCAGCTCACCAAACTAATTCTCGAAGACTTTAAGAAAGTTAAGAAAGTTCAGATCGATCTGGCCGAAATTAACGTGTTAGTAGGCGGGAACAATGCCGGAAAAAGCAGCGTACTCCAGGGAATACACTTTAGTGTTGCCGCTGCGATAGCGTCGCGGATTGCCGGAAAAGACACATACCCGCAAGACTCCCTACTATATTGCCCCTCTCGCAACTTCGAGGATTTGCGGCACGGCGCCGCATACACGAACCAGACCAACTTCAGTTTCTTCCGCGTATATGCTAAGTTCGCTGATGAGGAAGACGATGCCATCCATGTGGTCCGCGTGTATCGGGGCAGAAATGAGGGTAACGTCGGATGCGTTCGGACAAATCCAAGAGGTGCACAGTACGGTTTAGGCCTGTCTATTTCAAACTCCGACGAGATATTCAGCATATACGTCCCAGGGTTGGCTGGCATCCCTCAGTCCGAGCAGTACCGCTCCGAGAGTGTGATTCGCCGGGGAGTTGCTAGCGGCGATGCTAACCTTTATTTGCGAAATGTCCTGCTTCAAATTCAGACTAGCGGCAAGCTCCCAGTTCTAACAACTAGAATGCGGGAGATATTTCCGAAATTCTGGATTGAAGTAAGCTTCGACCCCAAACGGGACATTTACATTGACGTTCAAATCTCCACTACTACCGGAGCAGGGAGGAAGTGCCCTCTGGAGTTAGTAGGGACAGGAGTTTTGCAAACGTTACAAATTTTTTCCTACGTCACACTATTTGCGCCAAAATTATTACTGCTCGACGAACCTGATTCACACCTTCACCCAGACAACCAATCTGCGCTTGCCAAAGCACTTCAATACATCTCAGAAGATACTTCGACGAAGATCATTGTTTCGACTCATAGTCGCCATTTGGTAGAATCCCTTTATGAAAGTTCGAATTTTATTTGGCTGAAAGATGGCAAAGTATTCAAACAAGGCGTCGATATTGATGTCTTACCTATGTTATTGGATATCGGCGCATTGGACAGCTACGACAAGCTGAAAGCTGGCAAGATCAACCAAGTCTTCCTGACGGAAGACAGTAAAATGGAATTCGTAATGGCGCTTGCATCCGCATCCGGATTCGATCTCGACAAAACGCTATTCTTTTCGTATAAGACCTCTACCAACCTTGAAGCGGCGATTATCCTTGCAGAGTTTCTGCAGGATATTGCGCCAAATACGATGGTCATTGTTCATCGAGACCGGGACTTCATGACTGACGTAGAGGTCGAATTAGTGGAACAGAGGATTACAAAAATTGGAGCGCACAGCTTCATTACGGAAGGTTCGGATATCGAGGATTATTTTGTTATCGCAGAACATGTTGCATCTCTTCTGCAAGTGGATACAGATGAGGTCCGGATTTGGCTGGATGAGCTTGCAACAGATAGTCACAACGATTTAAGCATCACTTATAGCAGAAAAAGAGACGCCATCAAGACCCTTCTATATAAAAAAAATTCTGCCGAGTTTCCAGATACGATTAAGCTACTGGGCAAAGCTATCCCTTTACCTGTGGAGAAAAGAAAAGGAAAGGATATGATGAAACTTGTCCGTGCAGACATGCATCGTCGGTTCGGGAAAACTGTAGATTTGAAAACGCCTTCGGACTATCTATATTCATATTTTTTATATGAGCTTTCCCCTCTTTAA
- a CDS encoding amino acid aminotransferase, translating into MTNPSVFSAIEMAPRDPILGITEAFNADTNPAKINLGVGVYYDDNGKVPLLSCVQKAENILIEQPAPRTYLPIEGLAAYDKAVQELVFGADSAIVQERRAITVQAIGGTGALKIGADFLKRFSPASEVFISDPSWENHRALFESAGFKVNNYAYYDAATHGVNFEGMLAALKAMPQGAIVVLHACCHNPTGADLTSEQWDKVIDAVVTNGLIPFLDMAYQGFGAGIAEDGAVVRRFAATGVPLLVSNSFSKSFSLYGERVGALSVVASSAEEAGRLLSQLKRVVRTNYSNPPVHGGKVVATVLATPELRQLWEEELAAMRVRIKETRDTFVKKLKEKAPQHDFEFVRQQVGMFSYSGLTKEQVAKLREQSIYAVDTGRICVAALNSRNLDIVVDAIAKVL; encoded by the coding sequence ATGACGAACCCTTCCGTTTTCAGTGCCATCGAGATGGCTCCGCGCGACCCGATCCTGGGTATCACCGAAGCATTTAACGCAGACACCAATCCCGCCAAGATCAATCTGGGCGTGGGTGTCTATTATGACGACAACGGCAAGGTGCCGCTGTTATCTTGCGTACAGAAGGCCGAAAACATTCTGATTGAGCAGCCAGCGCCGCGTACCTACTTGCCCATCGAGGGCCTGGCAGCATACGACAAGGCTGTGCAGGAGCTGGTATTTGGTGCCGACAGTGCCATTGTTCAAGAGCGCCGCGCGATCACCGTGCAGGCCATCGGCGGCACGGGCGCACTGAAGATCGGTGCCGACTTCCTGAAGCGTTTCTCGCCGGCGTCGGAAGTGTTCATCAGCGACCCGAGCTGGGAAAACCACCGCGCGCTGTTCGAAAGCGCCGGCTTCAAGGTCAACAATTACGCGTACTACGACGCCGCCACGCACGGCGTCAACTTCGAAGGCATGCTGGCCGCACTGAAGGCCATGCCGCAAGGCGCCATCGTCGTGCTGCACGCCTGCTGCCATAACCCGACCGGCGCGGACCTGACGAGCGAGCAGTGGGACAAGGTCATCGACGCCGTCGTCACGAACGGCCTGATCCCGTTCCTGGACATGGCTTACCAGGGCTTCGGCGCCGGCATCGCCGAGGACGGCGCCGTGGTGCGCCGCTTCGCCGCCACGGGCGTGCCGCTGCTGGTGTCGAACTCGTTCTCGAAGTCGTTCTCGCTGTACGGCGAGCGCGTGGGCGCGCTGTCCGTCGTCGCCTCCAGCGCCGAAGAGGCCGGCCGCCTGCTGTCGCAGCTCAAGCGCGTTGTCCGCACCAACTACTCGAACCCGCCGGTCCACGGCGGCAAGGTCGTCGCCACCGTCCTGGCCACGCCGGAACTGCGCCAGCTGTGGGAAGAAGAGCTGGCCGCGATGCGCGTGCGCATCAAGGAAACCCGCGATACGTTCGTCAAGAAGCTGAAGGAAAAGGCGCCGCAGCACGACTTCGAATTCGTGCGCCAGCAGGTGGGCATGTTCTCGTACTCGGGCCTGACGAAAGAGCAGGTCGCCAAGCTGCGCGAACAGTCGATCTACGCCGTGGACACGGGCCGCATCTGCGTCGCCGCGCTGAACTCGCGCAACCTGGACATCGTTGTTGACGCGATCGCCAAAGTCCTCTAA
- the uvrB gene encoding excinuclease ABC subunit UvrB: MADLSLAGGPEPTVITFPDSPFKLHQPFPPAGDQPSAIEQLCEGISDGLSFQTLLGVTGSGKTYTMANVIARMGRPAIVFAPNKTLAAQLYSEFREFFPQNAVEYFVSYYDYYQPEAYVPQRDLFIEKDSSINEHIEQMRLSCTKSLMERRDVVIVATVSAIYGIGNPNEYHQMILTLRAKDKVSQRDIIARLIQMQYTRNEVDFGRGTFRVRGDTLDIFPAEHAELAVRLELFDDELESIQLFDPLTGRVRQKIPRFTVYPGSHYVTPRSTVLRAIESIKAELRDRLEFFRQEGKLIEEQRLEQRTRFDLEMMAEIGFTKGIENYSRHLSGAMPGQPPPTLIDYLPKDALMFMDESHVLVGQLSAMYNGDRSRKTNLVDYGFRLPSALDNRPLKFEEFENKMRQTIFVSATPADYENSHADQVVEQVVRPTGLVDPLVIVRPARTQVDDLMSEITDRIAKNERVLVTTLTKRMSEQLTEYLSDHGIKVRYLHSDIETVERVEILRDLRIGTFDVVVGINLLREGLDLPEVSLVAILDADKEGFLRSERSLIQTIGRAARNLNGVALLYADQMTDSMKKAIDETERRRAKQIAHNLKHGIIARGVNKVIRDMIDGVYDPNKESTQLEAAQETAKYETMSQKQVSKEIKRLEKLMVEHAKNLEFEKAAQVRDQLHLLKEQLFGAPGADVISITGK; the protein is encoded by the coding sequence ATGGCTGATTTATCACTTGCCGGTGGCCCCGAGCCTACCGTCATCACCTTCCCGGACTCGCCGTTCAAGCTGCACCAGCCCTTCCCGCCTGCCGGCGACCAGCCCAGCGCCATCGAACAGCTGTGCGAAGGCATCTCCGACGGGCTGTCGTTCCAGACGCTGCTGGGCGTGACGGGTTCCGGCAAGACCTACACCATGGCCAACGTGATCGCCCGCATGGGCCGGCCCGCCATCGTGTTCGCGCCCAACAAGACGCTGGCCGCGCAGCTCTACAGCGAGTTCCGCGAGTTCTTCCCGCAGAACGCCGTCGAGTATTTCGTCTCGTACTACGATTACTACCAGCCGGAAGCCTACGTGCCGCAGCGCGACCTGTTCATCGAGAAGGACTCGTCGATCAACGAGCACATCGAGCAGATGCGCCTGTCGTGCACCAAGTCGCTGATGGAGCGGCGCGACGTCGTCATCGTCGCCACCGTGTCGGCCATCTACGGTATCGGTAATCCGAACGAATACCACCAGATGATCCTGACCCTGCGCGCCAAGGACAAGGTCAGCCAGCGCGACATCATCGCGCGCCTGATCCAGATGCAGTACACGCGCAACGAAGTGGACTTCGGCCGCGGCACGTTCCGCGTGCGCGGCGACACGCTCGACATCTTCCCGGCCGAACACGCCGAGCTGGCCGTGCGCCTGGAGCTGTTCGACGACGAGCTGGAGTCGATCCAGCTGTTCGACCCGCTGACCGGCCGCGTGCGCCAGAAGATCCCGCGCTTTACCGTCTATCCCGGCTCGCACTATGTGACGCCCCGTTCGACGGTGCTGCGCGCGATCGAGAGCATCAAGGCGGAGCTGCGCGACCGGCTGGAATTCTTCCGCCAGGAAGGCAAGCTGATTGAAGAACAGCGACTGGAACAGCGTACCCGCTTCGACCTGGAGATGATGGCGGAAATCGGCTTCACCAAGGGCATCGAGAACTACTCGCGCCACCTGTCCGGCGCCATGCCAGGGCAACCGCCACCGACGCTGATCGACTACCTGCCGAAGGACGCGCTGATGTTCATGGACGAATCGCACGTCCTGGTCGGCCAGCTCTCCGCGATGTACAACGGCGACCGCTCGCGCAAGACGAACCTCGTCGACTACGGCTTCCGCCTGCCGTCCGCGCTGGACAACCGGCCGCTCAAGTTCGAGGAATTCGAGAACAAGATGCGGCAGACGATCTTCGTCTCTGCCACGCCGGCCGACTACGAGAACTCGCATGCGGACCAGGTGGTGGAACAGGTGGTGCGGCCGACGGGCCTCGTCGACCCGCTGGTTATCGTGCGCCCTGCGCGCACGCAGGTGGACGACCTGATGTCCGAGATCACCGACCGCATCGCCAAGAACGAGCGCGTGCTGGTGACGACGTTGACGAAGCGGATGTCCGAGCAGCTGACGGAATACCTGTCGGATCACGGCATCAAGGTGCGCTACCTGCACAGCGACATCGAGACGGTGGAACGCGTGGAGATCCTGCGCGACCTGCGCATCGGCACGTTCGACGTCGTCGTCGGCATCAACCTGCTGCGCGAGGGCCTCGACCTGCCGGAAGTGTCACTGGTGGCGATCCTGGACGCGGACAAGGAAGGCTTCCTGCGCTCCGAGCGCTCGCTGATCCAGACGATCGGCCGCGCTGCCCGTAACCTGAACGGCGTCGCGCTGCTGTACGCGGACCAGATGACGGACTCGATGAAGAAGGCCATCGACGAAACGGAGCGCCGCCGCGCCAAGCAGATCGCGCACAACCTGAAGCACGGCATCATCGCGCGCGGCGTCAACAAGGTCATCCGCGACATGATCGACGGCGTCTACGATCCGAACAAGGAGTCGACGCAGCTCGAGGCGGCCCAGGAGACGGCCAAGTACGAGACGATGAGCCAGAAGCAGGTGTCAAAAGAAATCAAGCGCCTGGAAAAGCTGATGGTCGAACACGCCAAGAACCTGGAGTTCGAGAAGGCCGCGCAGGTGCGGGATCAGCTGCATCTGTTGAAGGAGCAGCTGTTCGGGGCGCCTGGAGCGGATGTGATTTCGATTACCGGCAAGTAG